One genomic segment of Podarcis muralis chromosome 18, rPodMur119.hap1.1, whole genome shotgun sequence includes these proteins:
- the MYDGF gene encoding myeloid-derived growth factor, which yields MAAPRSVRARRLWNGLATAAAFLVILPLLPAAEAGAEGDQSTAEFDVRPGGAAHSFSKSLGDYTCTFTYAAQGGTNEKWQMSIGISEDNLLFSCSIWRPQGKSYLFFTQFKGEVKGAKIEYGMAYSTAAVGGQSDVPLKEEEFQVTETAVSHKEGKFRSELSKLLIIAKTSHDEL from the exons atGGCGGCGCCCAGGTCGGTCAGAGCTCGACGGCTTTGGAACGGTCTGGCGACGGCCGCCGCCTTCCTCGTcatcctccctctccttcccgcGGCGGAGGCCGGGGCCGAGGGGGACCAAAGCACGGCCGAGTTCGACGTGAGGCCCGGCGGAGCCGCCCACTCCTTCTCGAAGAGCCTG GGAGACTACACCTGCACCTTCACCTATGCTGCTCAAGGTGGGACCAACGAA aAATGGCAGATGAGCATTGGGATTAGTGAAGATAACCTGCTGTTTTCCTGTTCCATCTGGAG GCCCCAAGGGAAGTCTTACCTCTTCTTCACCCAGTTTAAAGGCGAGGTCAAAGGAGCGAAGATCGAGTATGGCATGGCCTAC TCCACGGCTGCAGTTGGAGGGCAGAGTGACGTTCCCTTAAAGGAGGAGGAATTCCAGGTGACCGAAACAGCAG TGTCTCACAAGGAAGGCAAATTCCGCTCAGAACTCTCCAAGCTGCTGATCATCGCCAAAACTTCCCACGACGAGCTGTGA